The following proteins come from a genomic window of Coffea arabica cultivar ET-39 chromosome 11c, Coffea Arabica ET-39 HiFi, whole genome shotgun sequence:
- the LOC140016656 gene encoding CASP-like protein PIMP1: protein MEMSLPKYDYEEPRPSRVPLINLAARLVTFASLAVTLVVLQTNRATVTTIKGDKFRLTYGNYFHTYKYMFYVSTVGIVYTALQVPFAAFYVIVKRRVFNSDTLLRIEFYCDKFVTLLLGAGVGAAFGATRDLKEYTLNKESSSMHYFDMNFIAATFILLGCLGSTISSIFSSWAFPKGE from the exons ATGGAGATGTCTCTGCCTAAGTATGACTATGAAGAGCCTCGTCCTTCAAGGGTGCCACTAATCAACTTAGCCGCGAGATTGGTCACCTTTGCCTCTCTCGCAGTTACACTGGTGGTCTTGCAAACTAACCGTGCTACGGTCACAACTATAAAGGGTGACAAGTTCAGGCTGACTTACGGCAACTATTTTCATACCTACAA GTACATGTTTTATGTGTCGACTGTAGGAATCGTCTACACTGCCCTGCAAGTTCCATTTGCTGCGTTCTATGTAATAGTGAAAAGACGAGTTTTCAACAGTGATACCTTACTCCGGATAGAATTCTACTGCGACAAG TTCGTGACATTGCTACTAGGAGCAGGAGTTGGTGCAGCATTTGGTGCCACGAGGGACCTGAAGGAGTACACACTCAATAAAGAATCCAGCTCCATGCACTACTTTGACATGAACTTCATTGCAGCTACGTTTATTCTTCTTGGATGCTTGGGTTCaacaatttcttcaattttttcgtCATGGGCTTTCCCAAAGGGTGAATAA
- the LOC140017095 gene encoding zinc finger protein SHOOT GRAVITROPISM 5-like, which yields MLDNNTASNGPSCSSDAFTSSDNNGVVITNKRKRRPAGTPDPDAEVVSLSPKTLLESDKYVCEICNQGFQRDQNLQMHRRRHKVPWKLLKRETPEVKKRVFVCPEPSCLHHDPCHALGDLVGIKKHFRRKHSNNKQWVCEKCSKGYAVQSDYKAHLKTCGTRGHSCDCGRVFSRVESFIEHQDTCTVRPVQPDVQAMQPACSSHAASSNSPSSDNNFSVAPKPRLIMPAPSGHQPQFVCSEANNLTGKVQQHSLELQLLPSSYKDEDNHATDLNLSIGSSRHCEKNEQKCSNLDVSTRSCHGGETLVMDASRMKQGATEQLRVAMAEKAFAEQARQQAKRQLELAEMEFSNAKRIRQQAQAELEKAQVLKEQATKKISETISEITCHACRQRFQATNVTHVSADETSPAMSYMSSATTDAEGE from the exons ATGCTAGACAACAATACAGCCTCAAATGGTCCATCTTGTTCTTCTGATGCCTTCACTTCTTCAGATAATAATGGAGTTGTAATCACCAACAAACGAAAAAGAAGACCAGCTGGTACCCCAG ATCCAGATGCTGAGGTTGTTTCACTCTCACCTAAGACCTTGTTGGAATCAGACAAATACGTTTGTGAGATCTGTAACCAAGGTTTTCAGAGGGACCAAAACTTGCAGATGCACAGGAGGCGCCATAAGGTGCCTTGGAAGCTGCTGAAAAGGGAAACACCTGAAGTCAAGAAAAGGGTTTTTGTGTGCCCAGAACCTTCTTGCTTGCACCATGATCCTTGCCATGCCCTCGGAGATCTTGTGGGGATAAAGAAGCATTTTAGGAGAAAGCATAGCAATAATAAACAGTGGGTTTGTGAGAAATGCTCCAAAGGATACGCTGTTCAGTCGGACTATAAAGCTCACCTTAAAACTTGTGGCACTCGAGGTCATTCTTGTGACTGTGGGCGTGTGTTTTCCAG AGTCGAGAGTTTCATAGAGCATCAAGACACCTGTACCGTCCGCCCTGTCCAGCCAGACGTACAGGCAATGCAGCCGGCTTGCTCAAGCCATGCTGCATCAAGCAACAGCCCATCAAGCGATAACAATTTCAGCGTTGCCCCGAAGCCAAGACTGATAATGCCAGCACCTTCAGGTCATCAGCCTCAGTTTGTATGTTCAGAGGCTAACAATTTGACAGGGAAAGTTCAGCAACATAGTTTAGAACTTCAGCTTCTGCCATCGTCCTACAAAGATGAAGACAATCATGCCACCGACTTGAATTTGTCGATAGGTTCATCGAGACATTgtgaaaaaaatgaacaaaaatgttCAAATTTAGACGTTAGTACTAGAAGCTGTCATGGTGGAGAAACATTAGTGATGGATGCATCAAGGATGAAACAAGGCGCAACCGAACAGCTGAGGGTAGCAATGGCTGAGAAGGCTTTTGCCGAACAGGCAAGGCAACAAGCAAAGAGGCAATTGGAATTGGCAGAGATGGAATTTTCCAATGCTAAGAGAATTAGGCAACAGGCACAGGCTGAGCTTGAAAAGGCTCAAGTGTTGAAAGAGCAAGCTACAAAAAAGATTAGTGAAACCATCTCAGAAATTACTTGTCATGCTTGCAGGCAAAGGTTTCAAGCAACAAATGTAACTCATGTTTCAGCTGATGAGACTTCTCCTGCTATGAGTTACATGTCTTCAGCCACAACAGATGCTGAAGGAGAGTAA
- the LOC113719228 gene encoding PHD finger protein MALE STERILITY 1 yields the protein MSELDYIGCKKRKRGEGVFKFKGFCDQGFPVEFNGSFQENVRALLEIGQMETGLCDPMPIWSFQLEVHRHPLLHVFLFVVEEPIELSLTRGCKHCQYIGWGDHLICNKKYHFLLPSKDTISACLSYEGSSAGINVTASNSIASKSNLIDLQGHTMHGVFHSNGFGHLLCINGEETGLDLAGFQIMDFWDRLCTGLRAREVSLRDLSQKQGMDLRLLHSMAYGKPWFGQWGYKFGRGSFGVTEPMHRSAIEALQNTPLGLFAHHLGNETNEILTILSRYQMLSGHILVTLGDMFHFMLELKSKLPKESNTESSHPGMLVDTSCRWSAKRIEMAIRVIIEALKRAEFRWISRQEVRDAARAYIGDTGLLDFVLKSLGNHIVGKYLVRRCLNPVTKVLEYCLEDISHAFPRRDGYSRLISTPDSKLKPRYKITWAQLMKDLFRLYKLILKENNAMSSTGILASIPIASRIILDTKLFIKDYSEESTSILDKSVLHCSIVLTTNTDRGSTNKVVITPYEFFMLRNTATFDELKLEVERKFRDLYWGMRNFVAESLANLDAKGSDLVFKLIKAGTKIVFEGKISGESADICGMMFESFESNALVVDCICGTKIDDGERMVSCDICEVRQHARCVHVSNIEEIPTIFLCNSCEQDILHFPSLP from the exons ATGTCAGAATTGGATTACATTGgatgcaagaaaaggaaaagaggggaGGGAGTATTTAAATTCAAGGGATTTTGTGACCAGGGATTTCCAGTGGAGTTCAATGGTTCATTTCAAGAAAATGTTAGAGCCCTTTTGGAGATTGGGCAAATGGAGACTGGCTTATGTGATCCAATGCCAATTTGGTCATTTCAATTAGAGGTCCATCGACACCCTTTGCTGCATGTTTTCCTCTTTGTTGTTGAAGAACCAATTGAGCTGTCCTTGACCCGTGGCTGCAAGCATTGTCAATACATAG GCTGGGGTGATCATTTGATATGTAACAAGAAGTATCACTTTCTACTACCCTCAAAGGATACAATCTCAGCATGCCTAAGTTATGAAGGCAGCTCCGCTGGTATTAATGTCACAGCCTCAAATTCAATAGCAAGCAAGTCCAACTTGATTGATTTACAGGGTCATACCATGCATGGTGTCTTTCACTCTAATGGTTTCGGGCATTTGCTGTGTATAAATGGAGAGGAGACTGGCTTGGATTTGGCTGGATTTCAGATCATGGACTTCTGGGATCGGTTATGCACTGGATTGAGAGCAAG AGAAGTGAGTTTGAGAGACTTATCTCAAAAGCAAGGTATGGATCTTAGGCTACTTCACAGCATGGCCTATGGCAAACCTTGGTTTGGTCAATGGGGCTACAAATTTGGGAGAGGAAGTTTTGGCGTCACGGAACCAATGCATCGAAGTGCCATTGAAGCCTTGCAAAACACCCCTTTAGGCTTATTTGCTCATCATCTTGGCAATGAGACCAATGAGATCCTAACAATCCTATCAAGGTACCAAATGTTGTCAGGCCATATTTTGGTTACTCTTGGTGATATGTTCCATTTCATGCTAGAGCTGAAATCCAAACTCCCAAAGGAGAGCAATACTGAGTCCTCTCATCCAGGAATGCTGGTGGATACATCTTGCAGATGGTCTGCTAAACGCATCGAAATGGCTATTAGGGTGATTATTGAAGCACTAAAAAGAGCTGAATTTCGATGGATTTCTAGACAAGAAGTTCGTGATGCTGCTCGTGCCTACATTGGCGACACAGGTTTGTTAGATTTCGTGCTGAAATCGTTAGGGAATCATATCGTTGGGAAATATCTAGTTCGACGTTGTTTGAATCCAGTAACAAAGGTATTGGAATACTGCCTAGAAGACATTTCTCATGCATTTCCTAGACGAGATGGATATAGCAGATTGATTAGTACTCCTGACTCAAAATTGAAACCTCGATACAAGATTACATGGGCTCAGCTTATGAAGGACCTTTTTCGCTTGTACAAACTAATCTTGAAAGAAAATAATGCAATGAGCAGCACTGGAATTCTTGCTAGTATCCCTATTGCATCAAGGATTATTTTGGACACTAAGTTATTCATCAAAGACTATTCTGAAGAATCAACATCAATTCTTGACAAATCAGTGCTACATTGCTCCATTGTCTTGACAACCAACACTGATAGAGGTTCAACAAATAAGGTTGTGATCACTCCTTATGAGTTTTTCATGTTGAGAAACACTGCTACATTTGATGAACTCAAGCTTGAAGTGGAGAGGAAATTCAGGGATTTGTATTGgggaatgagaaattttgtggCAGAATCATTAGCCAATTTGGATGCCAAAGGATCAGACTTGGTTTTCAAGCTCATTAAAGCAGGTACTAAGATTGTTTTCGAAGGGAAAATTAGTGGAGAAAGTGCTGATATTTGCGGCATGATGTTTGAGAGTTTTGAGAGCAATGCATTGGTAGTGGATTGCATTTGTGGAACTAAAATTGATGATGGTGAAAGAATGGTTTCATGTGATATTTGTGAGGTTCGGCAGCATGCTCGTTGTGTTCATGTTTCAAACATTGAAGAAATTCCAACCATATTTCTCTGCAATTCTTGTGAGCAAGATATCTTGCATTTCCCTTCCCTACCATAG